A single region of the Helicobacter sp. 11S03491-1 genome encodes:
- the aroA gene encoding 3-phosphoshikimate 1-carboxyvinyltransferase: MRTTHISPAKPFEIQLDHIAADKSISHRCAILSLLSDKPSYIQNYLLGEDTLHTLDIAKQLGLEVETLANNQMKFTPPKKGLQEPDNILDCGNSGTAIRLYTGLLSGQKGYFVLSGDIYLRSRPMQRVINPLEDIGAKIYARKENSLAPITIIGKKLKHFSYKSPISSAQVKSAMILAALNTNEISDYTEPALSRDHTENMLKGMGANIISAEEKIQISPLIHPLTPLNLCIPADPSSAFFFALAGAIIPNSKILLKNVLLNKTRIEAFEILKKMGTHIEYTTTNQDYESIGDIYVEQRPLQSIVIEKNISWLIDELPALSIAMAMAKGRSEVKNAQELRVKESDRIKAVIHNLIQMGIECQEYEDGYTIQGGELKPALIESFGDHRIAMSFAIAGLICGAKIKDSGCIDVSFPNFLKLLEKLTKIHNT; encoded by the coding sequence GTGAGAACAACGCATATCTCTCCGGCTAAACCCTTTGAAATACAACTTGATCATATCGCTGCAGACAAATCCATTTCACATCGATGTGCTATTTTAAGTCTATTAAGCGACAAACCTTCTTATATCCAAAACTACCTTTTAGGGGAAGATACTCTTCACACCCTGGACATTGCTAAACAACTTGGTTTAGAAGTAGAAACTCTAGCCAACAATCAAATGAAATTCACCCCTCCAAAAAAAGGATTACAAGAACCTGATAATATCCTTGATTGTGGCAATTCCGGAACAGCAATCCGATTATATACAGGATTGCTTTCAGGTCAAAAAGGTTATTTTGTCTTAAGCGGAGATATTTATCTGAGATCACGTCCCATGCAGCGAGTTATCAATCCCCTGGAAGATATTGGAGCAAAAATCTATGCAAGAAAAGAAAATTCCCTAGCTCCCATTACAATCATAGGGAAAAAACTCAAACATTTTTCTTATAAAAGTCCCATTTCATCTGCCCAAGTCAAAAGTGCAATGATTTTGGCTGCATTAAATACCAATGAAATTTCAGATTATACAGAACCTGCCTTAAGTCGTGATCATACAGAAAATATGCTCAAGGGCATGGGAGCAAATATTATAAGCGCTGAAGAGAAAATTCAAATTTCTCCTCTTATACATCCGCTTACTCCCCTAAACCTTTGCATTCCGGCAGATCCTTCAAGCGCTTTTTTCTTTGCCTTAGCCGGGGCTATTATCCCAAATAGCAAAATATTATTAAAAAATGTCCTTCTTAACAAAACAAGAATTGAAGCTTTTGAGATACTCAAAAAAATGGGGACACACATTGAATACACTACAACTAACCAAGATTATGAGAGCATAGGAGATATTTATGTAGAACAAAGACCACTTCAAAGTATTGTGATAGAAAAAAATATCTCTTGGCTTATTGATGAACTCCCTGCTTTGAGTATTGCAATGGCAATGGCAAAAGGAAGAAGTGAAGTCAAAAATGCACAAGAACTTCGCGTAAAAGAATCAGACAGAATCAAAGCAGTCATTCACAACCTCATCCAAATGGGTATTGAATGTCAAGAATATGAAGATGGCTATACCATACAAGGAGGAGAACTTAAACCTGCTTTGATAGAAAGTTTTGGGGATCATCGTATTGCCATGAGTTTTGCAATTGCAGGGCTTATATGTGGAGCAAAAATCAAAGATTCCGGATGCATTGATGTTTCATTTCCGAATTTTCTAAAACTTCTCGAAAAACTTACAAAAATCCACAATACATGA
- a CDS encoding 4-hydroxy-3-methylbut-2-enyl diphosphate reductase has translation MKIKLAKNYGFCFGVKRAIQIAEKTKDSITLGPLIHNPKEISRLELKFGVKVEENTQEITNGQNVIIRTHGIPKGDLEYLKTKDIQITDATCPYVTKPQKIVESMSKEGYQIIIFGDKTHPEVKGVMSYSITQPLVISSLEELKEIKIKKKVALVSQTTKQADNLLQIASHLITHCYEARIFNTICNATFDNQESARELSKEVDIMVIVGGKSSSNTKQLLNIALQNCPDSYLVEDENDLQTQWFEGKNICGITAGASTPDWIIDKVKEKILSL, from the coding sequence ATGAAAATAAAATTAGCTAAAAATTATGGATTTTGTTTTGGAGTAAAACGCGCCATTCAAATTGCCGAAAAAACCAAAGATAGCATCACATTAGGTCCCCTCATCCACAACCCCAAAGAGATTTCCAGACTTGAATTAAAATTTGGTGTTAAGGTTGAAGAAAATACACAAGAAATTACCAATGGACAAAATGTAATTATCAGAACCCATGGCATACCCAAAGGCGATCTTGAGTATCTCAAAACCAAAGATATTCAAATTACAGATGCAACTTGCCCTTATGTAACTAAGCCTCAAAAAATTGTAGAATCCATGAGTAAAGAAGGTTATCAAATTATTATTTTTGGGGATAAAACCCATCCTGAAGTCAAAGGAGTGATGAGTTACTCTATCACGCAGCCTCTTGTAATCAGCTCATTAGAAGAACTCAAAGAGATAAAAATCAAAAAAAAAGTAGCCCTCGTATCTCAAACCACCAAGCAAGCAGACAATTTACTCCAAATTGCTTCTCACTTAATCACACATTGCTATGAAGCAAGAATATTTAATACTATTTGTAACGCGACTTTCGACAACCAAGAATCAGCCAGAGAACTTAGCAAAGAAGTCGATATAATGGTTATTGTTGGAGGAAAAAGCTCCTCAAACACAAAACAACTTTTAAACATTGCGCTTCAAAATTGCCCTGATAGCTATTTGGTCGAAGATGAAAATGACTTGCAGACACAATGGTTTGAAGGAAAAAATATCTGTGGGATTACTGCCGGAGCCTCTACACCGGATTGGATTATAGACAAGGTAAAAGAAAAAATTTTATCCTTATAA